In uncultured Bacteroides sp., one genomic interval encodes:
- a CDS encoding ATP-binding protein, with translation MRYLNKIIFINSATIHYAEVRVDGNVHFIGTQGVGKSTILRSILFFYNADTQKLGIPVEKKNYTDYYYQYSDSYIIYEVTRENGNFCVLSFKSMNRICYRFIDSEYRKELFIGEDNAAYDSWEKIRASLDKNKVQYSNNINTYDEYRNILYGNSQGRKDYRKYSLMESKQFQNIPRTIQNVLLNSKLEAEFIKQTIISSLNEEEVNIDLNRYKTHLFNFETQLKDIEGFQNPTTGKLAERISQLSMDINYAEKSIIAGCKELFVAHEKVLKEIPLLHEKQKKSEEAKSTVLQRKADIENKSKQKCAKLEGDLAVCKNQLSVARKKEENYAEKGIAQIIERVNKRQEKREQIKGLNEERTILTVQFRDVTTKYDALINNIENQFQAFNNEKQNQKLDLGNLFNNQKEKMRVDYMKQTDEFRLNMECELERLRENKNRIQEELKELGFRQREWENEQLFQKEIAAIRNRLIESEPSMQKIKNNVEAANLRIEKIIDQWHKELENKENETNSRRNILKEQINELRNQIEKISSYIENSKNSFYGWLNNNVDRWEETIGKVCNDSVLHQSNLAPLRMDSSTDSLFGVKIELNEIDFQVKTIEDYLQEKEESEKKIVECTNQITKLTDLFEADKEKLRKKYQPQIREQKEQIRQLEYEWELTNRAIQNDKLELTDWQKRATEEQQKRLTDLSRTMEDVSIRLQTAIKELSDCNERKEKDLTAHKNDLARKIKVLDKENEDMQKVLTEEINAERTKLLSQKSIYEQEKQANLKEQGADTNRLQAIDSRLAILTAELTFIEENLALVTEYKKDKRELLDKVPEIKSQKKQLEEKIQEENLRLEQELKVIQEKFFKINAEIKETENNLRSSYENSEEYNKISALDWYDNMQSYFSTNACAKVKTEKSCKELIGEITRIVMNKSRKMGDLRKEVNEFMGNFSVNNIFAFKTQLSDDKEYMLFAEELRDFMEEHKIEEFIKRVNERNSDIFKQVSNDTTELTSREGSILSVITKINNDFVTRNFVGIIQRIEMRMDSSSNKVVGVLKEIKKFNDEHGFDIGISNLFSSGNEDQIRQKAIGLLQELIKVMNAYRSDIITLSDSFELKFRVIENQNDTGFVERLSNVGSEGTDILVKAMINIMLLNVFKEGASRKFKDFKLHCVMDEIGKLHPNNIAGILKFANDRNILLINGSPTEQNALAYKHIYKLEKNAESSTQIIRILSQA, from the coding sequence ATGAGATATCTCAATAAAATTATTTTCATTAACAGTGCAACTATTCATTACGCTGAAGTGCGTGTGGATGGCAATGTTCATTTTATAGGAACACAAGGAGTAGGCAAAAGTACCATTCTTCGTTCCATCCTTTTTTTCTATAATGCCGACACACAAAAGTTGGGTATTCCTGTGGAGAAAAAAAACTACACGGACTACTATTATCAATACTCCGACTCGTACATAATTTACGAAGTAACGCGAGAAAACGGAAACTTTTGTGTCCTAAGTTTCAAATCAATGAACCGCATCTGCTACCGTTTTATAGACAGTGAGTACCGAAAAGAGCTGTTTATAGGAGAAGATAACGCTGCTTATGATAGTTGGGAAAAAATACGGGCTTCATTGGATAAAAACAAGGTTCAATACTCAAATAACATCAATACGTATGATGAATACCGGAACATTCTTTATGGAAATTCACAAGGCAGAAAAGACTATCGGAAATATTCTTTGATGGAAAGCAAACAATTTCAGAATATTCCCCGAACCATACAAAATGTATTATTAAATTCAAAATTGGAAGCTGAATTCATCAAACAAACCATTATTTCTTCTTTAAACGAAGAAGAGGTGAATATTGATTTGAACAGATACAAAACTCATTTATTCAATTTTGAAACACAATTAAAAGACATTGAGGGGTTTCAGAATCCGACAACGGGAAAACTGGCTGAACGGATTTCACAATTATCAATGGACATTAACTATGCTGAAAAAAGTATCATTGCCGGTTGCAAAGAACTTTTCGTCGCACACGAAAAGGTTCTGAAAGAGATTCCTCTTTTGCATGAAAAGCAAAAAAAGAGTGAAGAGGCTAAAAGTACGGTCCTGCAAAGAAAAGCAGACATCGAAAACAAGTCTAAACAGAAGTGCGCCAAACTGGAAGGAGATTTAGCCGTCTGCAAAAATCAGCTGAGCGTTGCCCGAAAAAAGGAAGAAAACTATGCTGAAAAGGGAATAGCTCAAATTATAGAGCGGGTGAACAAACGACAGGAAAAGAGAGAACAAATAAAAGGTCTGAATGAGGAACGAACAATTTTAACCGTTCAGTTCCGAGACGTGACTACAAAATACGATGCACTTATTAACAATATTGAGAACCAGTTCCAGGCTTTCAACAATGAAAAGCAAAATCAAAAGCTGGATCTTGGAAATCTTTTCAATAACCAAAAAGAAAAGATGCGAGTGGACTATATGAAGCAGACTGATGAGTTTCGCTTGAATATGGAATGTGAACTGGAAAGATTAAGAGAAAACAAAAACCGCATTCAGGAAGAGTTGAAGGAACTTGGATTCAGACAAAGGGAATGGGAAAACGAACAGTTGTTCCAAAAAGAAATTGCTGCTATCAGGAATCGCCTGATAGAGTCTGAACCGTCTATGCAAAAGATAAAAAACAATGTGGAGGCGGCAAACCTTCGTATTGAAAAAATAATCGATCAATGGCATAAGGAGCTGGAAAATAAGGAGAATGAAACCAACTCCAGGCGTAACATTTTAAAGGAACAGATAAATGAGTTGCGCAATCAAATTGAAAAGATTTCTTCATATATAGAAAATAGCAAAAATTCATTCTACGGATGGCTGAATAACAATGTGGATAGATGGGAAGAGACTATCGGAAAAGTATGTAATGACTCCGTTTTGCATCAAAGCAATTTAGCACCTCTACGCATGGATTCATCTACCGATTCACTCTTTGGAGTAAAAATTGAATTGAACGAGATAGATTTTCAGGTAAAGACTATCGAGGATTATCTGCAGGAAAAAGAGGAATCTGAAAAAAAGATTGTAGAGTGTACAAATCAGATAACCAAGTTAACTGATTTGTTCGAGGCAGATAAGGAGAAGTTGAGAAAAAAGTATCAGCCACAGATTAGGGAGCAAAAGGAGCAGATTCGTCAACTTGAATATGAATGGGAGTTAACCAACCGTGCCATTCAAAATGATAAACTGGAGCTTACTGATTGGCAAAAGCGAGCAACGGAGGAACAACAGAAACGCCTGACTGATCTTAGCCGGACAATGGAAGATGTATCCATTCGCCTGCAAACAGCGATCAAGGAACTGTCCGATTGCAACGAACGTAAAGAAAAAGATCTTACCGCTCATAAAAATGACCTTGCCCGGAAAATTAAGGTTCTTGATAAGGAGAATGAAGATATGCAAAAAGTCCTGACAGAGGAAATCAATGCTGAACGAACAAAATTACTGTCACAGAAAAGCATTTATGAACAAGAAAAGCAGGCAAATCTGAAAGAACAGGGAGCCGACACCAACCGACTGCAAGCTATTGACAGTCGGCTTGCCATACTTACAGCAGAACTTACGTTTATTGAAGAGAATCTGGCGTTGGTAACCGAATATAAGAAGGATAAACGAGAGCTATTGGACAAAGTACCTGAAATAAAGAGTCAAAAGAAACAACTGGAAGAGAAAATTCAGGAAGAGAATCTCCGACTTGAACAAGAGCTAAAAGTCATTCAAGAGAAGTTCTTTAAAATCAATGCCGAGATAAAAGAGACAGAAAACAATCTCCGGAGTAGCTATGAAAACAGCGAAGAATATAACAAAATATCGGCACTTGATTGGTACGACAATATGCAATCATACTTCAGCACCAATGCCTGTGCCAAGGTAAAGACTGAAAAATCATGCAAAGAGCTGATTGGGGAAATCACCCGTATTGTCATGAATAAAAGCCGAAAAATGGGAGATCTTCGCAAAGAGGTCAACGAATTCATGGGGAATTTCTCTGTTAATAACATCTTTGCATTCAAAACTCAGCTTAGTGATGATAAAGAATACATGCTCTTTGCCGAAGAACTGCGCGATTTTATGGAGGAGCATAAAATTGAAGAATTTATCAAACGGGTAAACGAGCGTAACTCTGACATATTTAAGCAAGTAAGTAATGACACAACCGAACTCACGTCACGGGAAGGTTCAATTCTATCGGTCATTACCAAGATCAATAACGATTTTGTTACCCGAAACTTTGTAGGAATTATCCAACGTATTGAAATGCGTATGGATTCTAGTTCGAATAAAGTAGTAGGCGTATTGAAAGAGATAAAAAAATTCAATGATGAGCATGGTTTCGACATTGGAATAAGCAATTTGTTCTCTTCAGGAAATGAGGATCAGATTAGACAAAAGGCAATAGGACTATTACAGGAGTTAATCAAGGTAATGAATGCCTATCGAAGTGATATAATTACGCTTTCAGACTCTTTTGAATTAAAGTTCAGGGTTATAGAGAATCAGAATGATACAGGTTTCGTAGAACGACTTTCCAACGTAGGTTCAGAAGGAACGGATATTCTGGTGAAAGCAATGATTAACATTATGTTACTGAACGTATTTAAAGAAGGAGCATCGCGGAAGTTTAAGGATTTTAAACTTCATTGTGTTATGGATGAAATAGGAAAGCTACATCCCAATAACATTGCCGGTATACTGAAATTTGCCAATGACCGTAATATTCTATTGATCAATGGTTCGCCAACTGAACAAAATGCATTAGCTTATAAGCATATCTATAAACTGGAAAAAAATGCAGAAAGTTCTACTCAGATTATACGAATCCTTTCACAAGCATAA